One window of Falco cherrug isolate bFalChe1 chromosome W, bFalChe1.pri, whole genome shotgun sequence genomic DNA carries:
- the LOC129734567 gene encoding olfactory receptor 14C36-like, with the protein MSNSSSITQFLLLALADTRELQLLHFWLSLGIYLAALMANGLIITAVVCDHHLHTPMYFFLLNLSLLDLGSISTTLPKAMANSLWDTRDISYSGCAAQLFLIVFFLSAEYSLLTVMAYDRYVAICQPLHYGTLLGSRACVHMAAVVWGSDVLYAALHTANTFSLPLCHGNALGQFFCEIPQILKLSCSHTYLREVRLIVISSCLACGCFVFIVLSYVQIFRAVLRIPSEQGRHKAFSTCLPHLAVVSLFLSTAMFAHLKPPSISSPSLDLVVSVLYSVVPPALNPLIYSMRNQELKGAMCKMITGCSEGIKL; encoded by the coding sequence AtgtccaacagcagctccatcacccagttcctcctcctggcattggcagacacgcgggagctgcagctcttgcacttctggctctccctgggcatctacctggctgccctcatggcCAATGGCCTCATCATCACTGCTGTAGTATGTGACCACCACCTGCACACCCCcatgtacttcttcctcctcaacctctccctcctcgacctgggctccatctccaccactctccccaaagccatggccaactccctctgggacaccagggacatcTCCTACTCaggatgtgctgcacagctcttcctgattgtctttttcctttcagcagagtATTCTCTCCTCACCGTCATGGCCTATGACCGCTacgtggccatctgccagcccctgcactacgggaccctgctgggcagcagagcttgtgtccacatggcAGCTGTTGTCTGGGGTAGTGATGTTCTCTATGCTGCGCTGCACACGGCCAATACTTTTTCACTGCCGCTCTGCCACGGCAATGCCCTGGGACAgttcttctgtgaaatcccacagatcctcaagctctcctgctcacaCACCTACCTCAGGGAAGTGAGGCTTATTGTGATTAGTTCCTGTTTAGCCTGtggatgttttgttttcattgttctgtcCTACGTTcagatcttcagggctgtgctgaggatcccctctgagcagggacggcacaaagccttttccacgtgcctccctcacctggccgtggtctccctctttctcagcaCTGCCATGTTTGCCCACCTGAAgcccccctccatctcctccccatccctggacctGGTGGTGTCAGTTCTGTACTCAgtggtgcctccagcactgaaccccctcatctacagcatgaggaaccaggagctgaagggTGCAATGTGCAAAATGATAACTGGATGTTctgaaggaataaaattatga
- the LOC129734566 gene encoding olfactory receptor 14J1-like yields MSNSSSITQFLLLALADTRELQLLHFWLFLGIYLAAVLGNGLIITTVVCDKHLHTPMYFFLLNLSLLDLGSISTIVPKAMANSLWETRAISYAGCAAQAFLFLFFISTEYFLLTVMAYDRYVAICQPLHYGTLLGSRACVHMAAVVWGSDVLYAALHTANTFSLPLCHGNALGQFFCEIPQILKLSCSHTYLREVGLIVVSAFIAFVCFVSIMLSYVQIFRAVLRIPSEQGRHKAFSTCLPHLAVVSLFLSTGTFAYLKPPSVSSKSLDLAVSVLYSLVPPAVNPLIYSMRNQELKDALKKLMQSGVSQRQ; encoded by the coding sequence atgtctaacagcagctccatcacccagttcctcctcctggcattggcagacacgcgggagctgcagctcttgcacttctggctcttCCTGGGCATCTACCTGGCTGCCGTCCTGGGCAACGGACTCATCATCACCACCGTAGTGTGTGACAAACATCTCCACACCCCcatgtacttcttcctcctcaacctGTCCCTTCTTGACCTGGGCTCCATTTCTACCATTGtccccaaagccatggccaATTCCCTGTGGGAAACCAGGGCCATCTCCTATGCAGGATGTGCTGCccaagcttttctctttttatttttcatttcaactgAGTATTTTCTCCTCACTGTCATGGCCTATGACCGCTacgtggccatctgccagcccctgcactacgggaccctgctgggcagcagagcttgtgtccacatggcAGCTGTTGTCTGGGGTAGTGATGTTCTCTATGCTGCGCTGCACACGGCCAATACTTTTTCACTGCCACTCTGCCACGGCAATGCCCTGGGACAgttcttctgtgaaatcccacagatcctcaagctctcctgctcacaCACCTACCTCAGGGAAGTGGGGCTTATTGTTGTTAGTGCCTTCAtagcatttgtttgttttgtttccatcaTGCTGTCCTACGTTcagatcttcagggctgtgctgaggatcccctctgagcagggacggcacaaagccttttccacgtgcctccctcacctggccgtggtctccctctttctcagcaCTGGCACATTTGCCTACCTGAAACCCCCCTCCGTCTCCTCCAAATCTCTGGACTTGGCGGTCTCAGTCCTGTACTCgttggtgcctccagcagtgaaccccctcatctacagcatgaggaaccaggagctgaaggacGCACTGAAGAAGCTGATGCAGTCAGGTGTCTCTCAGCGGCAATGA